A genomic region of Mitsuaria sp. 7 contains the following coding sequences:
- a CDS encoding mechanosensitive ion channel family protein, whose amino-acid sequence MQAWKTRFTILDTDLMLWGQLLLGALVIIAGALLLHAILRPIAQRLTRFSPLLSAVVQRCDNPARWALPMIGLLIAAQGVPDTMPGINGVQHLLGVLCIVAIAAVAAGAITGVANGVALMNPADVEDNLAARRIQTQTKVLARVAKGAVMLTALAFILMTFPRAKQVGASLLASAGIAGLVFGLAAKSVFGNLLAGLQIAMAQPIRLDDVLIIQGEWGRVEEITSTYVVLKIWDERRLVIPLQWFIENPFQNWTRTSSSILGTVMLWVDFTLPVNELRDKATTMCKSSAHWDGRVCGVQVVETTERTMQIRVLVSAKDSGKAFDLRCELREGLIAWLQKTHPQSLPRVRALVEDIPAPAAPVLKPSLPPSPAP is encoded by the coding sequence ATGCAAGCCTGGAAGACCCGTTTCACGATCCTCGATACCGACCTCATGCTCTGGGGTCAGCTGTTGCTCGGCGCCCTGGTGATCATCGCCGGCGCGCTGCTGCTGCACGCGATCCTGCGGCCGATCGCGCAGCGCCTGACGCGCTTCTCGCCGCTGCTGAGCGCGGTGGTGCAGCGCTGCGACAACCCCGCGCGGTGGGCGCTGCCCATGATCGGTCTGCTGATCGCCGCGCAAGGCGTGCCCGACACGATGCCGGGCATCAACGGCGTGCAGCATCTGCTGGGCGTCCTGTGCATCGTCGCGATCGCGGCGGTGGCCGCCGGCGCGATCACCGGCGTGGCGAACGGCGTGGCGCTGATGAATCCCGCGGATGTGGAGGACAACCTCGCCGCACGCCGCATCCAGACGCAGACCAAGGTGCTGGCGCGCGTGGCCAAGGGCGCGGTGATGCTGACCGCGCTGGCCTTCATCCTGATGACCTTCCCGCGCGCGAAGCAGGTGGGCGCCAGCCTGCTGGCCTCGGCAGGCATCGCCGGACTGGTCTTCGGCCTGGCGGCGAAGTCCGTGTTCGGCAACCTGCTCGCCGGCCTCCAGATCGCCATGGCACAGCCGATCCGGCTCGACGACGTGCTCATCATCCAGGGCGAGTGGGGCAGGGTGGAGGAGATCACCTCCACCTACGTCGTGCTCAAGATCTGGGACGAACGACGGCTGGTCATCCCGCTGCAATGGTTCATCGAGAACCCCTTCCAGAACTGGACACGCACCAGTTCCAGCATCCTCGGCACGGTGATGCTGTGGGTCGACTTCACGCTGCCGGTCAACGAACTGCGCGACAAGGCGACCACCATGTGCAAAAGCTCCGCCCATTGGGACGGCCGGGTCTGCGGCGTCCAGGTCGTCGAGACGACCGAACGCACGATGCAGATCCGCGTGCTCGTCAGCGCCAAGGACTCGGGCAAGGCCTTCGACCTGCGCTGCGAGTTGCGCGAAGGGCTGATCGCGTGGCTGCAGAAGACGCACCCGCAGTCGCTGCCACGGGTCAGGGCGCTGGTGGAAGACATTCCCGCACCCGCTGCGCCTGTGCTCAAGCCTTCGCTGCCACCGTCACCAGCCCCTTGA
- the rpoN gene encoding RNA polymerase factor sigma-54 codes for MELRHEHRQSQTLSPRLQHAVRLLQMSSLDFTTMVTDMLGRNPFLEVTEGSDDSSPLDADVPVASSPVMSDAPESFPDDREIWRAEGSGSMRRAEDGELSALEMTAAQTCLREHLRSQLNVLRLSPRDLVLATIVAESVDDDGYLRSSLEELAAVAQMQPTVAIEEMQIALKRVQALDPLGVGARSVAECLLLQLPKIEDTRSRLLAERVISQHLNLLASRDIPSLAQLLDVSVAEAEAVCLKLRRFDPRPGWRYETTQAAYIVPDVLTTKVRGQWRVQLNPAVIPKVRMNQVYAELFQRHRQQGHAEMATHLQEARWTMRNIEQRFSTILDVADAIVRRQRHFLEFGAMAMKPLGLKEIADEVGIHESTVSRVTNNKYLATPSGVYELKYFFSRAIVSSNGSACSGTAIRGLIKDIIEAERADNPLSDAEITRQLARQGLVVARRTVTKYRQMLRIDAVERRRQHS; via the coding sequence ATGGAACTCAGGCATGAGCACAGGCAGTCGCAGACGCTGTCGCCCCGCCTCCAGCACGCCGTGCGGCTGCTGCAGATGTCCTCGCTGGACTTCACCACCATGGTCACCGACATGCTGGGGCGCAACCCCTTCCTCGAAGTGACCGAAGGCTCGGACGATTCGTCGCCGCTGGACGCCGATGTGCCGGTCGCCTCGTCGCCGGTGATGTCGGACGCGCCGGAATCCTTCCCGGACGATCGCGAGATCTGGCGCGCCGAGGGCTCGGGCTCGATGCGCCGCGCCGAAGACGGCGAACTCAGCGCGCTGGAGATGACCGCGGCGCAGACCTGCCTGCGAGAACACCTGCGCAGCCAGCTCAACGTGCTGCGCCTGTCGCCGCGCGATCTGGTGCTGGCGACCATCGTGGCCGAGTCGGTGGACGACGACGGCTACCTGCGCAGCTCGCTGGAGGAACTGGCGGCGGTGGCGCAGATGCAGCCGACGGTGGCGATCGAGGAAATGCAGATCGCGCTCAAGCGCGTGCAGGCCCTGGACCCGCTGGGCGTGGGCGCGCGCAGCGTCGCCGAATGCCTGCTGCTGCAACTGCCCAAGATCGAGGACACGCGCAGCCGCCTGCTGGCCGAGCGCGTCATCTCGCAGCATCTGAACCTGCTGGCCTCGCGCGACATCCCGTCGCTGGCGCAGCTGCTGGACGTGAGCGTCGCGGAAGCGGAGGCCGTGTGCCTCAAGCTGCGCCGCTTCGACCCGCGGCCGGGCTGGCGCTACGAGACCACGCAGGCCGCCTACATCGTGCCGGACGTGCTGACCACCAAGGTCCGCGGCCAATGGCGCGTGCAGCTGAATCCGGCGGTGATCCCCAAGGTGCGGATGAACCAGGTCTATGCCGAGCTGTTCCAGCGGCATCGCCAGCAGGGACATGCGGAGATGGCGACCCATCTGCAGGAGGCGCGCTGGACGATGCGCAACATCGAGCAGCGTTTCTCGACCATCCTGGACGTGGCCGACGCGATCGTGCGCCGCCAGCGCCACTTCCTGGAGTTCGGCGCGATGGCGATGAAGCCGCTGGGGCTCAAGGAGATCGCCGACGAGGTCGGCATCCACGAGTCGACGGTCTCGCGCGTCACCAACAACAAGTACCTCGCGACGCCGAGCGGCGTGTACGAGCTGAAGTACTTCTTCTCGCGCGCGATCGTGAGCAGCAACGGCAGCGCGTGCTCGGGCACCGCGATCCGCGGCCTGATCAAGGACATCATCGAGGCCGAGCGCGCGGACAACCCGCTGTCCGACGCCGAGATCACCCGCCAGCTCGCCCGCCAGGGCCTGGTGGTGGCGCGCCGCACGGTGACCAAGTACCGCCAGATGCTGCGCATCGACGCGGTCGAACGCCGCAGACAGCACAGCTGA
- a CDS encoding AI-2E family transporter, producing the protein MRPSALPPTTMRRWATRGLLLIALVFLLKEASAIVLPVLVALILTFVLAPAVRTMRHSGIPESVSAAMLVTTVVGCTVLSVALLAEPVAQWWQRAPVAVSQALNQVDKWRAAIPGFGPPVERRNSNRAAAPTPPADPVRERIASEGVALTAQALGIGLKFLVSTAATTILLYFLLASEHWVLSRCIELLPHRPRLRAVVLGGLRAAQRDISRYVVSVSAINIGVGLVVSGTMWFVDLPNPGFWGALAAIFNFIPYLGPLIMCGLLLAASLAASLGDAGLAALFAPVLSYLCIHAIESNFVTPMVVGKRLSMNPLSVLLSVMFWGWLWGVAGAVLAVPLLICLRSISQRNRQMRPVAVYLRGSDRPCTPLSTLLRPPRPPHAPPLVPGYVPAHVAATATSTAATATTTATTSPPPLADGAIPVAHPNALEQHRP; encoded by the coding sequence TTGCGCCCCTCCGCCCTGCCCCCGACCACGATGCGCCGCTGGGCGACGCGAGGCCTGCTCTTGATTGCGCTGGTCTTCCTGCTGAAGGAGGCCAGCGCCATCGTGCTGCCGGTGCTGGTGGCGCTGATCCTGACCTTCGTGTTGGCGCCCGCGGTGCGGACGATGCGTCACTCGGGCATCCCGGAGTCGGTGAGCGCGGCCATGCTGGTGACCACGGTGGTGGGCTGCACGGTGCTGAGCGTGGCGCTGCTGGCCGAGCCGGTGGCGCAGTGGTGGCAGCGTGCGCCGGTGGCGGTGTCGCAGGCCTTGAACCAGGTGGACAAGTGGCGGGCGGCGATTCCGGGTTTCGGTCCGCCGGTGGAGCGTCGCAATTCGAATCGCGCCGCGGCGCCGACGCCCCCCGCGGATCCGGTCCGGGAGCGCATCGCCAGCGAAGGCGTGGCGCTGACGGCGCAGGCGCTGGGCATCGGCCTGAAGTTTCTCGTGTCGACGGCCGCGACGACCATCCTGCTCTACTTCCTGCTCGCGTCCGAGCACTGGGTGCTGTCGCGCTGCATCGAGCTGCTGCCGCATCGTCCGCGCTTGCGGGCCGTGGTGCTCGGCGGCCTGCGCGCGGCGCAGCGCGACATCTCGCGCTATGTCGTCTCGGTCAGCGCCATCAACATCGGCGTCGGGCTGGTCGTGTCCGGCACGATGTGGTTCGTGGACCTGCCCAACCCCGGCTTCTGGGGCGCGCTGGCCGCGATCTTCAACTTCATCCCCTACCTCGGTCCGCTGATCATGTGCGGGCTGCTGCTGGCGGCGTCGCTCGCCGCCTCGCTCGGCGATGCGGGCCTGGCGGCCCTGTTCGCGCCGGTGCTGTCCTACCTCTGCATCCACGCGATCGAATCCAACTTCGTGACCCCGATGGTCGTCGGCAAGCGGCTGTCGATGAACCCGCTGTCGGTGCTGCTCTCGGTGATGTTCTGGGGCTGGCTCTGGGGCGTCGCCGGCGCGGTGCTGGCGGTGCCGCTGCTGATCTGCCTGCGCAGCATCAGCCAGCGCAACCGGCAGATGCGCCCGGTCGCCGTCTACCTGCGCGGCAGCGACCGCCCCTGCACGCCGCTGAGCACGCTGCTGCGCCCGCCCCGGCCGCCGCACGCGCCACCGCTCGTGCCCGGCTATGTGCCCGCGCACGTCGCGGCGACAGCCACATCGACGGCAGCGACCGCCACGACCACCGCGACGACCTCGCCCCCGCCCCTTGCCGATGGCGCCATCCCCGTGGCCCATCCGAACGCCCTTGAACAGCACCGCCCATAA